The following are encoded together in the Arcticibacterium luteifluviistationis genome:
- a CDS encoding Lacal_2735 family protein, with protein sequence MFSFFKKKTEEEKLYGKYMSLLEEARNLSRSNRRMSDAKFMEAEEVLKKMDNIANTRA encoded by the coding sequence ATGTTTAGTTTTTTTAAGAAGAAAACGGAAGAAGAAAAACTCTATGGCAAATACATGTCATTGTTAGAGGAAGCAAGAAACCTTTCTCGTTCTAACAGAAGAATGAGTGACGCTAAATTTATGGAAGCGGAAGAGGTGCTAAAAAAAATGGATAATATAGCCAACACTAGGGCGTAA
- a CDS encoding SDR family NAD(P)-dependent oxidoreductase: MSNFLVVGGSSGIGLALVEKLSKEGHKVYSTFNTNEKANFGNVSYQKLDVLNGVLPIDFLPESLDGFVYCPGSINLKPFSRFSAEDLIEDYKLQVVGATEILKSILPNLKKSKNASVLFFSTIAVQQGFSFHSQISASKGALEGLTRALAAELAPIIRVNAIAPSLTETPLSDRLINSEAKKDAQAEKNPMRRIGSVDDITEAAAFLLSDKSSWITGQILHIDGGLSAIKF; this comes from the coding sequence ATGTCAAATTTTCTTGTGGTAGGAGGTTCTTCGGGTATTGGGCTTGCCTTAGTTGAAAAACTTAGCAAGGAAGGTCATAAGGTTTACAGTACTTTCAATACTAATGAGAAAGCCAATTTTGGTAATGTTTCTTATCAAAAATTAGATGTCTTAAATGGTGTCCTTCCCATTGATTTCCTTCCCGAAAGTCTTGATGGTTTTGTTTATTGTCCTGGTAGTATTAATCTGAAACCTTTTAGTCGATTTAGTGCGGAAGACTTGATAGAAGATTATAAGCTTCAGGTAGTGGGAGCTACAGAAATTCTCAAATCGATTTTGCCTAATCTCAAAAAGTCAAAGAACGCTTCCGTATTGTTTTTTTCTACTATAGCGGTGCAGCAAGGTTTTAGTTTTCATAGTCAAATTTCAGCTTCAAAAGGAGCTTTGGAAGGTTTGACAAGAGCTTTAGCGGCGGAGTTGGCTCCTATTATAAGAGTTAACGCTATTGCTCCTTCTCTAACAGAAACGCCATTGAGCGATAGACTAATAAATTCGGAGGCTAAAAAGGACGCTCAGGCAGAGAAAAACCCTATGAGAAGAATAGGGTCGGTAGATGATATTACAGAAGCTGCTGCATTTTTATTGAGTGATAAATCCAGTTGGATCACTGGTCAAATTTTACACATAGACGGCGGTTTGTCTGCCATTAAATTTTAA
- a CDS encoding M20 metallopeptidase family protein: MNLIDKIKGLAADQFQDSVAIRRHLHANPELSFHEHETSAFVVSKLKEMGLKPEHGIAGTGVVALIEGKNPTKKVVALRADMDALPIFEANDISYKSKNEGVMHACGHDVHTTSLLGTAKILTAIKDEFEGTVKLVFQPAEEKAPGGASIMIKEGVLENPRPDGMLGQHVAPNIPVGKIGFREGMYMASTDEIYLTVKGQGGHGAAPDQCIDPILVASHIIVALQQIVSRNRKPTNPSVLTFGKIVGLGATNVIPNEVKIDGTFRNMNEEWREKGLGLIKKMAETMAESMGATCQFEVIRGYPYLENNPELTRKIRKAAETYMGKENVVDLDLWMAGEDFAFYSQVVDSCFYRLGTRNEAKGIVSGVHTPTFNVDENAIEIGMGLMAWNAVSELANA, translated from the coding sequence ATGAATCTGATAGATAAAATAAAAGGTTTAGCCGCCGACCAATTTCAAGACTCAGTAGCCATTAGAAGGCATTTACACGCAAATCCTGAGCTGTCTTTTCATGAGCATGAAACATCTGCTTTTGTGGTCAGCAAATTGAAGGAAATGGGTTTGAAACCTGAGCATGGAATTGCAGGTACAGGTGTGGTGGCACTTATTGAGGGTAAAAACCCAACAAAAAAGGTAGTAGCTTTAAGAGCTGACATGGACGCTTTACCGATTTTTGAAGCAAACGATATTTCTTATAAATCTAAAAATGAGGGTGTGATGCATGCTTGTGGGCATGATGTACATACTACTTCTTTATTAGGAACGGCTAAGATATTGACGGCTATAAAAGACGAATTTGAAGGAACTGTCAAATTGGTTTTTCAACCTGCAGAAGAAAAAGCACCAGGTGGAGCTTCCATCATGATAAAAGAGGGAGTTTTAGAAAATCCAAGACCTGATGGTATGCTCGGGCAGCATGTAGCTCCAAATATTCCTGTAGGGAAAATAGGTTTCAGAGAGGGCATGTATATGGCCAGCACAGATGAAATTTATTTGACAGTGAAAGGTCAAGGTGGGCATGGAGCAGCTCCCGATCAATGCATTGATCCTATTTTAGTGGCTTCGCACATTATTGTTGCTTTACAGCAGATAGTCTCTAGAAACAGAAAACCTACCAATCCTTCTGTTTTGACCTTTGGTAAAATAGTAGGTCTTGGTGCTACCAATGTCATTCCTAACGAAGTGAAGATTGACGGCACGTTTAGAAATATGAATGAAGAATGGCGTGAAAAAGGCCTAGGACTCATCAAAAAAATGGCAGAAACTATGGCAGAATCTATGGGAGCTACTTGTCAATTTGAAGTTATCAGAGGATATCCTTACTTAGAAAACAATCCCGAGTTGACTAGAAAGATTAGAAAAGCAGCTGAGACTTATATGGGTAAAGAAAACGTGGTAGACCTTGACCTTTGGATGGCAGGGGAAGATTTCGCGTTTTACTCACAAGTGGTGGACTCTTGTTTCTATAGATTAGGAACGAGAAATGAGGCCAAAGGAATAGTTTCTGGCGTACACACTCCTACGTTTAATGTGGACGAAAACGCTATTGAAATAGGAATGGGCTTAATGGCCTGGAACGCCGTGAGTGAGTTGGCAAATGCCTAA
- the gndA gene encoding NADP-dependent phosphogluconate dehydrogenase has translation MIVFVMGVSGCGKSTVGDMLAKELNVPFYDGDDFHPQVNINKMSEGIPLNDDDRQGWLESMNKKALAAKEGAVFACSALKEKYREILFKNTGNDAYLIYLEGSFELIDARMQARKDHFMPPDLLKSQFATLEVPNYGLHISIDQNPENILKDITNQMEKPTQEFGLVGLGVMGKSLARNLANHGFNLALYNRYAKGSEEKVAERFINEFDELKTAKGFEDMRGFVQSLEKPRRVFLMVNAGKVTDYVISELSELLDEGDVIIDGGNSHFTNTERRGAELAEKGIQFIGTGVSGGEEGALKGPSIMPSGDKTAYDKIAPYLEAIAAKDKNGKGCCTYVGKGGSGHYIKMVHNGIEYAEMQLLAEVFAILRYNNGLSPNVISTILEEWNKGVLSSYLLEITYKLLKKKEGDKYMVDIILDQAGNKGTGSWTTESMATLGIPATMISSALFARYISAFRTKRTELTAKFDFKIENQSTTEVEDLKKAYLLARLVNHQQGFELIAEASSRYEWGLNLSEIARIWTNGCIIRSGLMETLIDTLKNSTSLLLSENKEKLSSELQALRNIATVGINSGISMPCHLSALDYLNANLYNHPTANIIQAQRDFFGAHTYKRVDAANGKSYHTIWE, from the coding sequence ATGATAGTATTTGTAATGGGTGTTAGCGGCTGTGGAAAATCTACAGTTGGAGATATGTTGGCTAAAGAATTAAACGTTCCATTTTATGATGGTGATGATTTTCATCCACAAGTTAACATCAATAAAATGAGCGAGGGTATTCCCTTAAATGATGATGACCGACAAGGATGGTTAGAATCAATGAATAAAAAGGCTTTAGCAGCAAAAGAAGGTGCAGTCTTTGCTTGTTCCGCTCTCAAAGAAAAATACAGAGAAATCTTATTCAAAAACACTGGTAACGATGCATACTTGATTTATTTAGAAGGTTCTTTTGAACTTATAGATGCACGTATGCAGGCTAGAAAAGACCATTTCATGCCACCAGACTTATTAAAATCTCAATTTGCAACACTCGAAGTTCCAAATTATGGACTTCATATTTCTATTGACCAAAACCCTGAAAACATCTTAAAAGACATCACAAATCAAATGGAAAAACCTACACAAGAATTCGGACTAGTGGGATTAGGCGTAATGGGAAAAAGCCTTGCTAGAAATCTCGCAAACCATGGTTTTAACTTAGCTCTTTATAATCGTTATGCAAAAGGCAGCGAAGAGAAAGTGGCAGAAAGGTTCATAAATGAGTTTGATGAACTGAAAACTGCGAAAGGTTTTGAAGACATGCGAGGTTTTGTACAATCACTAGAAAAACCAAGAAGGGTTTTCTTAATGGTGAATGCCGGTAAAGTAACAGATTACGTTATTAGTGAGCTTTCTGAATTGCTTGATGAAGGTGACGTTATTATTGACGGAGGAAACTCTCACTTTACTAATACAGAAAGACGTGGTGCTGAATTAGCCGAAAAAGGAATTCAGTTTATTGGTACAGGTGTTTCAGGTGGTGAAGAAGGTGCATTAAAAGGGCCATCTATCATGCCTAGTGGTGATAAAACTGCCTATGACAAAATTGCTCCTTACTTAGAAGCTATTGCTGCAAAAGACAAAAACGGAAAAGGCTGCTGTACTTATGTAGGAAAAGGTGGCTCAGGCCATTACATAAAAATGGTACATAACGGTATTGAATATGCCGAAATGCAACTATTGGCAGAGGTGTTTGCCATACTCAGATATAATAATGGTTTATCACCAAATGTAATTTCAACAATTCTTGAAGAATGGAATAAGGGAGTGCTCAGCAGTTATCTGCTAGAAATCACCTACAAACTTCTTAAGAAGAAAGAAGGTGATAAATACATGGTAGATATTATTCTAGACCAAGCTGGTAATAAAGGTACAGGCAGCTGGACCACAGAATCAATGGCAACTTTAGGTATTCCGGCCACTATGATTTCTTCCGCTTTATTTGCTAGGTATATTTCTGCTTTTAGAACCAAGAGAACAGAATTGACTGCCAAGTTTGACTTCAAAATTGAAAATCAGTCAACAACCGAAGTGGAGGATTTGAAAAAGGCTTATTTACTGGCAAGGCTTGTTAATCATCAGCAAGGTTTTGAACTAATAGCAGAAGCTTCTTCAAGATACGAATGGGGTTTAAACCTTTCTGAAATTGCTAGAATTTGGACGAATGGCTGTATTATTCGGTCGGGATTAATGGAGACTTTGATAGATACTTTAAAGAATAGTACTTCGCTCCTACTGTCAGAGAATAAGGAAAAACTAAGCTCGGAACTTCAGGCCTTAAGAAATATAGCTACAGTGGGCATTAATTCAGGTATTTCGATGCCTTGTCACTTATCTGCTTTAGATTATTTAAATGCCAATTTATATAATCACCCTACGGCAAATATTATTCAAGCTCAGCGTGATTTCTTTGGTGCTCATACTTATAAACGTGTAGATGCTGCTAATGGTAAGTCTTACCATACTATTTGGGAGTAG
- a CDS encoding thioredoxin family protein, which produces MKYILITFSMLFFFIGCTVKSPVKVKNQISLYKGGIDDIILEGQLKQKPILIDFWASWCAPCIRMESETYSDPVLDSFIKRNYSMYKLDADSFDGLEASGKYGVKSFPTLIVTDSKGNELEKIEGFYLPAHLKAKLSKHLR; this is translated from the coding sequence ATGAAATATATACTTATAACTTTTTCGATGTTGTTTTTCTTTATTGGCTGTACAGTAAAGTCACCGGTAAAAGTTAAAAATCAAATAAGTCTTTATAAAGGGGGAATTGATGATATAATTTTGGAGGGGCAACTAAAGCAAAAGCCAATACTTATTGATTTTTGGGCTAGCTGGTGTGCTCCGTGTATAAGAATGGAAAGCGAAACCTATTCAGATCCTGTTTTAGATTCTTTTATAAAAAGGAATTATAGTATGTATAAACTAGATGCTGATTCCTTTGACGGTTTGGAAGCAAGCGGAAAATATGGTGTTAAATCTTTTCCAACATTAATTGTAACCGACTCAAAGGGAAATGAGTTGGAAAAGATTGAAGGTTTCTACCTACCAGCACACCTTAAAGCTAAACTATCCAAACATCTAAGATAA
- a CDS encoding peptidoglycan-binding domain-containing protein, with the protein MKKIVLSLSALFLTVSYSFGQTDLPPNAIPGKCYAKCLKPMVFDEETQRFTAKEEANAFQVIPASLDTESISVLVKEASSRFSVNQPVFKSTQESFMTRDAANRVELVPNSGTYKTATERYMSSPAYKSFSILSCAGESVNGRALNARELNEPCFTPIEETKLVKEAYKTIEVIPATFETITENVLVKEASKRLEVVPATYKKETRRFLTNQGYSVLNADNNVSFKTETERIMVKPSYVKYEVIPAQFKTEKQSFKTRDAAPSVSGAKLPKYKTVTEQFLVKAASKTYVVIPATYKTETETVVIREAIKNLRSTPAVYETVTERVKVKDSFTKYEQGKDPSCLSANPDDCSIICLVEVPAVYKTITKKVLKKAASVSETTSPAQTKTITRTVLATPASVVEKEIPAVYRTVSRAVFDGYTDNAKGSLSGASAFKNGVNTAQYTSVTKTVLVKDAEVKEYTVPAVYETITRQVLDKSASVATNAIAEKYQTYSVDVLATEATVREVVIPAEYVAKSRTVLVKPASTRELEVPAQFRTVKKYNCKDNLGNLDGSNAVATNNNGCGARVTSLDVPAEYATVTKYLIDKQPTTREVAIPATFTTITRQSVDKIASSNEITIPAVFTNISKTVVKTPASSRESKIDAEFDAYSFASLSSEIEYNDWVEVLCQSKITTDRIRSIQIALRDKGYNPGPIDNVFGRQTKAALLKYQLDKKLPQGNLNLETLKSLGVAY; encoded by the coding sequence ATGAAAAAAATAGTACTAAGCCTTAGTGCATTATTTCTGACGGTCTCTTATTCTTTTGGCCAAACAGATTTACCTCCCAATGCCATTCCTGGTAAATGTTACGCAAAATGTTTAAAACCAATGGTTTTTGATGAAGAAACACAGCGATTTACTGCAAAAGAAGAAGCTAATGCTTTTCAAGTGATTCCCGCTTCACTGGATACTGAAAGTATTTCTGTTCTTGTGAAAGAAGCGAGTTCAAGATTTAGCGTTAATCAGCCAGTTTTTAAAAGTACTCAAGAAAGTTTTATGACCAGAGACGCTGCTAATAGAGTAGAGTTGGTTCCTAATTCTGGTACTTATAAAACAGCTACGGAGCGTTATATGTCTTCTCCAGCTTATAAGAGTTTTTCAATTCTTTCATGTGCTGGCGAAAGTGTAAACGGTAGAGCTCTTAATGCAAGAGAACTTAATGAGCCATGTTTCACACCTATTGAAGAAACTAAGCTGGTAAAAGAAGCCTACAAGACTATTGAGGTAATCCCTGCAACTTTTGAAACTATTACTGAAAATGTATTAGTAAAAGAGGCCAGTAAAAGATTAGAAGTAGTGCCTGCTACCTATAAGAAGGAAACAAGAAGGTTTCTTACTAATCAAGGTTACAGCGTTCTAAATGCTGATAATAACGTAAGTTTTAAAACAGAAACGGAAAGAATTATGGTGAAACCTTCATACGTTAAATATGAAGTTATTCCAGCTCAGTTTAAAACTGAAAAACAAAGTTTTAAAACTAGAGATGCAGCACCTAGTGTAAGTGGAGCCAAATTGCCAAAGTATAAAACTGTTACAGAACAATTTTTAGTAAAGGCGGCTAGTAAGACATATGTAGTAATACCTGCTACTTATAAAACGGAGACGGAAACGGTTGTAATAAGAGAAGCTATCAAAAACCTTAGAAGTACACCAGCAGTTTATGAAACTGTAACAGAAAGAGTTAAAGTGAAAGATTCTTTCACAAAATATGAGCAAGGAAAAGACCCATCATGTCTTTCTGCAAATCCTGATGATTGTAGTATTATTTGTTTAGTGGAAGTACCAGCGGTTTATAAGACAATCACTAAAAAGGTGTTGAAAAAAGCAGCGAGTGTTTCGGAAACTACATCTCCAGCTCAAACAAAGACAATCACAAGAACGGTTCTTGCTACACCAGCCAGCGTAGTTGAGAAAGAAATTCCAGCTGTTTATAGAACAGTAAGCAGAGCTGTTTTTGATGGTTATACAGATAATGCAAAGGGTTCACTTTCTGGTGCTAGTGCATTTAAGAATGGTGTTAACACGGCACAGTATACTTCAGTAACTAAAACAGTATTAGTAAAAGATGCTGAGGTTAAGGAGTACACAGTTCCTGCAGTTTATGAAACTATAACTCGTCAGGTGCTTGACAAGTCTGCTTCAGTGGCAACAAACGCAATTGCTGAAAAGTATCAAACTTACAGTGTGGATGTTTTAGCAACCGAAGCTACAGTTCGCGAAGTAGTAATACCTGCTGAATATGTAGCAAAAAGTAGAACGGTATTAGTTAAGCCCGCAAGTACCAGAGAGCTAGAAGTACCTGCTCAGTTTAGAACAGTTAAAAAGTATAACTGTAAAGATAATTTAGGAAACCTTGATGGTTCAAACGCAGTAGCGACTAATAACAATGGCTGTGGTGCAAGAGTCACTAGTCTTGATGTACCTGCCGAATATGCAACGGTTACAAAATACCTGATTGATAAGCAGCCAACTACTAGAGAAGTGGCAATTCCTGCAACTTTCACGACTATAACCAGACAGTCAGTTGATAAGATTGCTTCTTCAAATGAAATAACAATTCCAGCTGTGTTTACTAATATTAGTAAAACGGTAGTGAAAACTCCGGCAAGTAGTAGAGAGTCTAAGATTGATGCAGAATTTGATGCATATAGTTTCGCGAGTTTATCGAGTGAAATCGAATATAATGACTGGGTAGAAGTATTATGCCAATCAAAAATTACAACAGATAGAATCAGGTCTATTCAAATAGCACTTAGAGATAAGGGTTACAATCCAGGTCCTATTGATAATGTTTTTGGAAGACAGACAAAAGCTGCTCTTCTTAAGTATCAATTAGATAAGAAACTTCCTCAAGGAAACTTGAATTTAGAGACGTTAAAATCTCTTGGAGTAGCTTACTAA
- a CDS encoding Gfo/Idh/MocA family protein, giving the protein MKDLNRRAFIKNSAMFAGGTALIANPLMSSAFYSGADEVKVALIGCGGRGSGAAFQALSVKENVKLVAMADAFRDRLDDCYKKLTSGRALEGEVAGRVQVPEENKFVGFDAYKKAIALADVVILTTPPGFRPIHFEEAVRQNKHVFMEKPVATDAPGIRRVLDAAEAAKKKDLKVVVGLQRHYQKSYLETHKRVIDQGMIGDIVSARCYWNNDGVWVKKREDSMTEMEYQMRNWYYFVWLCGDHISEQHIHNIDVINWFKGGYPTEAIGIGGREVRKGKEYGEIFDHHVVQFEYADGMILDSQCRHQPGTVANVSEHLVGTKGRATEGKIMDLKGNSLWRHRGREDKNPYQVEHDVLFHNIVNNIPVNDAVNGAMSTMTSILGRMATYSGQKITMEEALKSEISLAPESFTWDSMPKSLPDADGFYPIPVPGKFKAV; this is encoded by the coding sequence ATGAAAGATTTAAATCGTAGAGCCTTTATTAAAAACTCTGCTATGTTTGCGGGCGGAACCGCCCTAATTGCGAATCCATTAATGTCATCTGCCTTTTATAGTGGAGCTGACGAAGTTAAAGTGGCTCTTATAGGCTGTGGAGGTAGAGGTTCTGGTGCGGCATTCCAAGCATTGTCTGTTAAAGAAAATGTAAAGTTGGTTGCCATGGCAGATGCTTTCCGCGATAGATTAGATGATTGCTATAAAAAATTAACATCTGGTAGGGCTTTAGAAGGTGAAGTAGCTGGTAGAGTACAAGTACCTGAAGAAAATAAGTTTGTTGGTTTTGATGCTTATAAAAAAGCAATTGCACTAGCAGATGTAGTAATATTGACTACACCTCCGGGTTTTAGACCTATCCATTTTGAAGAGGCTGTTCGTCAGAACAAGCACGTATTTATGGAAAAGCCTGTAGCTACAGATGCTCCAGGAATTAGAAGAGTTTTGGATGCTGCTGAAGCAGCCAAAAAGAAAGACCTTAAGGTAGTAGTAGGTCTTCAAAGACATTATCAAAAATCTTACTTAGAAACTCATAAAAGAGTAATAGACCAAGGGATGATTGGCGATATAGTATCGGCAAGATGTTACTGGAATAATGATGGTGTTTGGGTCAAAAAACGTGAAGACAGCATGACCGAAATGGAGTACCAAATGAGAAACTGGTATTATTTCGTGTGGTTATGTGGAGACCATATCTCTGAGCAGCATATTCACAATATTGATGTTATCAACTGGTTTAAAGGAGGATATCCTACAGAAGCTATCGGTATTGGCGGAAGAGAAGTAAGAAAAGGCAAAGAATATGGTGAGATTTTTGACCACCATGTGGTTCAATTTGAATATGCCGATGGAATGATATTGGATAGCCAATGCCGTCACCAACCTGGTACAGTAGCTAATGTTTCAGAGCACCTAGTAGGTACTAAGGGACGTGCTACTGAAGGCAAAATAATGGATCTAAAGGGTAATAGCCTTTGGAGACATAGAGGGAGAGAAGATAAGAATCCTTATCAAGTAGAGCATGATGTTCTTTTCCATAATATTGTCAATAATATTCCTGTAAATGATGCTGTTAATGGTGCTATGAGTACCATGACTTCTATTTTAGGTAGAATGGCGACTTATTCTGGTCAAAAAATCACTATGGAAGAAGCTCTTAAATCTGAAATTTCTTTGGCACCAGAAAGCTTTACTTGGGATTCTATGCCTAAGTCATTGCCAGATGCTGACGGATTCTATCCGATTCCGGTTCCTGGGAAATTTAAGGCAGTTTAA
- a CDS encoding formylglycine-generating enzyme family protein — MKIILSFILLFTLTTNQKDIEDYHQEIPNTHEGFDMLAIPGGEFLFGSPESESLRKENEGPQVKVEVSPFWMAKYETTWDLYLIYQNSELEIDKNLVLDGISRPTKPYVEMSFGQGKNGGFPVCNVTQYAARSFCEWLYKKTGVFYRLPTEAEWEYAARAGSTTAWHFGDDVSQLDDYAWSYANSDGAYALVGEKKPNEWGLYDMYGNVSEWTSDQYKGNLHSELKNGVKDPYFEPTTLYPHTIKGGNWDDDADALRSAARTGSTERLKRTDPQIPKSDWWLTDAPFLGFRLVRPAVQPSKAEIQKYFAPPPKDK, encoded by the coding sequence ATGAAAATTATTTTAAGTTTTATCCTGCTTTTTACGCTAACTACAAATCAGAAGGATATAGAAGATTATCATCAAGAAATACCTAACACACATGAAGGTTTTGATATGCTTGCCATACCCGGTGGGGAGTTTTTGTTTGGAAGCCCAGAAAGTGAGTCACTAAGAAAGGAAAATGAAGGTCCGCAAGTTAAAGTGGAAGTAAGTCCTTTTTGGATGGCGAAATATGAAACCACTTGGGATTTGTATTTGATTTATCAAAACAGTGAATTAGAAATTGACAAGAATTTGGTACTTGATGGTATCTCAAGGCCTACCAAACCTTATGTGGAGATGTCTTTTGGTCAAGGTAAAAATGGAGGATTTCCCGTTTGTAATGTAACGCAGTATGCCGCAAGGTCTTTTTGCGAGTGGCTTTATAAAAAAACAGGTGTATTTTATCGTTTGCCAACAGAAGCCGAATGGGAATATGCTGCAAGAGCAGGAAGTACCACGGCTTGGCACTTTGGAGATGATGTCAGTCAGCTAGATGATTATGCTTGGTCTTATGCCAATTCTGACGGAGCTTATGCTTTGGTAGGAGAGAAGAAGCCAAACGAATGGGGACTTTACGACATGTATGGCAATGTGTCAGAGTGGACGTCAGACCAATATAAGGGCAATCTTCATTCAGAGCTTAAAAATGGTGTAAAAGACCCTTATTTTGAACCTACTACGTTATATCCCCATACTATAAAAGGTGGAAACTGGGACGATGATGCAGATGCACTTCGTTCGGCAGCAAGGACAGGTTCTACTGAAAGATTAAAGAGAACGGATCCTCAAATACCAAAGTCCGATTGGTGGCTAACAGATGCTCCGTTTTTAGGATTCAGATTGGTGAGGCCAGCCGTACAACCATCAAAAGCAGAGATTCAAAAGTATTTTGCTCCCCCTCCTAAGGACAAATAG
- a CDS encoding ribonuclease HII, whose translation MLKPYFNKDCIEAGLDEAGRGCLAGPVVAAAVIMPKDYDNLELNDSKQIGKKDRERMAEIIKKDALAYAVGICSQTEIDEINILQASILAMHKATKLLSIKPEHLLVDGNRFVPYLSIPHTCIIKGDGKYQSIAAASILAKTYRDKLMDSYAQEFPQYGWETNAGYPTIKHRAAIKEHGVTYLHRMTFRLLKPEIEKI comes from the coding sequence ATGCTTAAACCCTATTTTAATAAAGACTGTATAGAAGCAGGATTAGACGAAGCCGGAAGAGGCTGTTTAGCAGGTCCAGTAGTGGCTGCTGCCGTGATAATGCCAAAAGATTATGACAATTTAGAGCTTAACGATTCTAAGCAGATTGGCAAGAAAGATCGTGAACGTATGGCAGAAATAATAAAAAAAGATGCTTTGGCTTATGCTGTCGGTATTTGTTCTCAAACAGAGATTGACGAAATTAATATTTTGCAAGCCAGTATTTTAGCTATGCATAAGGCCACAAAACTTCTTTCTATAAAGCCAGAACATCTTTTGGTGGACGGAAATAGATTTGTTCCTTATTTATCTATTCCGCATACTTGCATTATAAAAGGTGATGGAAAATACCAAAGCATAGCGGCTGCTAGTATTTTAGCGAAAACATATAGAGATAAACTGATGGATAGCTATGCACAAGAATTTCCGCAATATGGATGGGAAACTAATGCAGGTTATCCTACCATAAAGCATAGAGCAGCCATCAAAGAGCATGGTGTAACCTATTTGCACAGAATGACTTTTAGACTATTGAAACCCGAAATTGAAAAAATATAA